TGGCAGTCGCAACCGCTAGAACAAGTCGGAGAAACTGGGGCTTGGACAACAGTTATTAAGGAAGCTTCTGAGTGGGATTTGTACAAATTTGTTATTGAAGGAAAAAATGGTTTAATTAAAGAAAAACAAGATCCTTTTGCCTTTGCTAGTGAAGTCCCACCTAAAACCGCTTCAGTTATTCAGGATCCCACGAGTTATAGCTGGAATGATAAAAAATGGCTCCAGACTAGGCGACAAAAAAATATTTACCAAAGTCCGATTAATATCTATGAAGTTCATCAGTCCTCTTGGCGACGTCATTCGGATGGTAAAGCCTATAGTTTCGACGATTTACGTGAGGAGTTAATTCCCTACGTTAAGAAAATGGGCTATACCCATATTGAATTTATGCCTCTGACCGAACATCCACTTGAAGCCTCATGGGGTTACCAAGTCAGTGGTTATTACTCAATTGCTGGCCGTTATGGGCATGACTTCGATCCGCTAAAACGTTTTGTGGATGTAGCACATCAAGCAGGAATTGGGGTCATCATGGATTGGGTGCCAGGTCATTTTGTGATTAATGATGATGCCATGGCTAACTTTGATGGCGGACCGACTTTTGAATATAGTGACCCCAGGCGGGCCAAGAACATTCGTTGGGGGACATTGAATTTTGACTTGGGCAAAAATCAAGTCCAAAGTTTTCTCATATCCAATGCCGTCTATTGGCTAGAAGAGTTTCATTTTGATGGCTTACGGGTGGACGCGGTTTCTAACATGCTTTATCTTGACTACGATGAAGGGGATTGGACACCTAATATTTATGGGAATAATGTCAATTTAGAAGGCGTCGATTTTATACGCCGCTTGAATAAAGAAATTTTTCTGCGTGACCCCTCTTATTTGATGATTGCTGAGGAAAGTACAGCTTGGCCAGGAGTCACCCAATCCATTGATCAAGGAGGGCTTGGCTTTAATTTTAAGTGGAATATGGGCTGGATGAACGATACTCTCAAATTCTTTAAGCTTGACCCACTCGCGCGTTCCTACAATTACCGCTTAATTACCTTCACCTTCATGTATATGTTTGATGAAAACTTTATCTTGCCTTTTTCCCACGATGAGGTCGTCCATGGAAAAGAATCCCTACTAGGGAAAATGCCAGGGGATAACCGCTATCGTCAGTTTGCAAATTTGCGGTTAATGGAAGGCTATCGGATGGTGTATCCTGGCAAAAAGTTAGCCTTTATGGGCAATGAAATTGGCCAATTTTTAGAATGGCGTTTCTATGAAGGCTTAGAATGGGAGACCTTGTCCAGGGAATATAATTCAGAATTTCAAGATTACATTTCCACATTAAATCAGTTATACTTAAGTAAGAAAGCGCTTCATCATTATGATTTATCAGCTAAAGGAATCATTTTTCTTGAGGCAGATAATCCTGATGAAAGCATTGTGGCTTTCATCCGCAAGGGGGAAGATTTAAGGGATTGTGTCATCTGTATATTTAATTTTACCCCGGTTGAACGTCACAACTATCGACTGGGTGTGCCTTTGCCAGGCAGTTACCGGATATTATTAAATAGTGAAATGAAAGCGTTTGGTGGTAACTGGCTCTATCAAAAAGAGATTTTCCAGACTGAAAACAAGGCACACCAAAAACAAGACTATTCAATTGAACTTGTTCTGCCGAGTCTATCGCTTTTACTACTAGTACCTGACACCATTGATGAAGAAGCCTTGGCCAAATCGCAAGCGAAAGCAGCTAAAGGCAATAGTCAGCAAACAAGTAATCAATTAAGTAAATTCAATTCCTAGTCCCTACAATGCTGTAGAAGGCTGGGAAATAATTTTTATTTCAGAGAGGAGGGACGAGAGTAATCTCGTAATCTATGAAAAGTGAAATGTTAGCTATGATTTTAGCTGGTGGTAAAGGGACTCGTTTAGGGAAACTCACCCAAGATATCGCTAAACCTGCTGTCCCTTTTGGGGGAAAATACCGTATCATTGATTTTCCCTTAAGTAATTGTGCGAATTCAGGTATTACGACAGTAGGAGTGATGACTCAGTATGAACCACTTGTTTTAAATGACCATATTGGTAATGGAGCGCCTTGGGGCCTGGATGTTAGTGATGGCGGGGCAGCTGTTTTACAGCCTTACTCAAGTAGTGAAGGAGAAAAATGGTTTAAGGGAACAGCCAATGCGATTTATCAAAATGTAGCCTTCGTCGATTCACACCAACCTAAATATGTCCTCATCCTGTCTGGTGACCATATTTATAAAATGAATTATGAAGCCATGCTCCAAGAGCACATAAAGAACGAAGCTGATTGTACGGTAGGAGTCATCCCCGTTCCAATGGAAGAAGCTTCCCGTTTTGGCATTATGAATACGGATGAGGCCGGCCGTATTGTTGAATTTGAAGAGAAACCGGCTGAGCCTAAGAATAATTTAGCTTCCATGGGAATTTATATTTTTAATTGGGAATTATTACGCCAATATTTGGTAAATGACCCTGAGGAAATGGAAGACTTTGGCCATGATGTTATTCCTGCTTATCTTGAAAACCAAGAAAGACTTTACGCTTATTCCTTCCATGGTTACTGGAAGGATGTTGGGACCATCGACAGTCTTTGGGAAGCTAATATGGAATTCTTAGAGCCTAACCATCCGCTCAATATTCGAGAAGATACCTGGCCCATCTTTTCGAAAGTTGCGGTTGCTCCTCCACAATTCATGTCAGAAGAAAGTCATGTCGAAGATTCAATGATTTGTGATGGAACAATTAATCGTGGAAGCATTAAAAATTCAGTCATTTCGCAAAATGTCACAATTGGCAAGGGAAGTCTGATTGAAAATAGTGTGATTATGTCAGGAGCAAAAATTGGCCAGAATGTAGAAATTAAGTATGCGATTCTGGGTGAAAATGCTGAAGTGATGGATAATACACGCTTTGTTGGTGAAGTACATGATATTCAGGTGGCTGGATATGAAGAAATAATAGGGGGTAGTGAGCATGGTTCAAAATAAAGTTTGCGCAATATTAAAC
The nucleotide sequence above comes from Aerococcus urinae. Encoded proteins:
- the glgB gene encoding 1,4-alpha-glucan branching protein GlgB, whose protein sequence is MPNQELSLKNIEDNMYFFNKGKHYHAYRFLGAHKMGSSLEDGYRFTTWAPQAKSVAIEGDFNHWQSQPLEQVGETGAWTTVIKEASEWDLYKFVIEGKNGLIKEKQDPFAFASEVPPKTASVIQDPTSYSWNDKKWLQTRRQKNIYQSPINIYEVHQSSWRRHSDGKAYSFDDLREELIPYVKKMGYTHIEFMPLTEHPLEASWGYQVSGYYSIAGRYGHDFDPLKRFVDVAHQAGIGVIMDWVPGHFVINDDAMANFDGGPTFEYSDPRRAKNIRWGTLNFDLGKNQVQSFLISNAVYWLEEFHFDGLRVDAVSNMLYLDYDEGDWTPNIYGNNVNLEGVDFIRRLNKEIFLRDPSYLMIAEESTAWPGVTQSIDQGGLGFNFKWNMGWMNDTLKFFKLDPLARSYNYRLITFTFMYMFDENFILPFSHDEVVHGKESLLGKMPGDNRYRQFANLRLMEGYRMVYPGKKLAFMGNEIGQFLEWRFYEGLEWETLSREYNSEFQDYISTLNQLYLSKKALHHYDLSAKGIIFLEADNPDESIVAFIRKGEDLRDCVICIFNFTPVERHNYRLGVPLPGSYRILLNSEMKAFGGNWLYQKEIFQTENKAHQKQDYSIELVLPSLSLLLLVPDTIDEEALAKSQAKAAKGNSQQTSNQLSKFNS
- a CDS encoding glucose-1-phosphate adenylyltransferase — encoded protein: MKSEMLAMILAGGKGTRLGKLTQDIAKPAVPFGGKYRIIDFPLSNCANSGITTVGVMTQYEPLVLNDHIGNGAPWGLDVSDGGAAVLQPYSSSEGEKWFKGTANAIYQNVAFVDSHQPKYVLILSGDHIYKMNYEAMLQEHIKNEADCTVGVIPVPMEEASRFGIMNTDEAGRIVEFEEKPAEPKNNLASMGIYIFNWELLRQYLVNDPEEMEDFGHDVIPAYLENQERLYAYSFHGYWKDVGTIDSLWEANMEFLEPNHPLNIREDTWPIFSKVAVAPPQFMSEESHVEDSMICDGTINRGSIKNSVISQNVTIGKGSLIENSVIMSGAKIGQNVEIKYAILGENAEVMDNTRFVGEVHDIQVAGYEEIIGGSEHGSK